The following proteins come from a genomic window of Leishmania major strain Friedlin complete genome, chromosome 17:
- a CDS encoding hydrolase, alpha/beta fold family-like protein: protein MLSPEVTELNEADDMPRELRGKGKPMPCDKFVKVCRCPSTRKEVIICYRTLGDPSDPCLLLVIGLGGTMVHWPPEFLSELLKNGFFLVMLDNRDSGLSTHFDGYPTPFLPCMIFQSWSPLCGGAPPYTLYDMAHDAWCLLTVLGIRRAHLLGTSMGGMIVQCMAIQHPERVCSLTICYSHSSGPYVKPQACRVTLALLDKPASLSLKDVEDYVVRSDCLFRGDYLLDEKHVREVAVANFTRSPPYKQGLLRHVWAVQRATNREPALRRLRCFPVLVIHGRKDLMIPYENGLRLACVLWNAKLVLFPHMGHSIPRPLYVEIALEVGLQKLRIVEKVPR from the coding sequence ATGCTATCCCCCGAAGTAACTGAATTGAATGAGGCGGATGATATGCCACGCGAGCTTCGCGGTAAAGGCAAGCCGATGCCGTGCGACAAGTTTGTGAAGGTTTGCAGGTGCCCTAGCACACGAAAGGAAGTGATTATTTGCTACAGAACGCTCGGTGATCCCTCCGACCCATGTCTGCTGCTCGTCATAGGCCTCGGCGGCACCATGGTTCACTGGCCGCCTGAGTTTCTCTCTGAACTCCTCAAGAACGGTTTTTTTCTTGTTATGCTGGACAACCGCGACTCGGGCCTGTCGACCCACTTCGACGGCTACCCGACCCCGTTCCTCCCCTGCATGATATTCCAGTCGTGGTCCCCCCTTTGCggaggcgcgccgccctACACGCTCTACGACATGGCGCACGATGCGTGGTGTTTGCTGACGGTACTCGGGATCCGCCGTGCGCATCTCTTGGGCACCTCCATGGGTGGCATGATTGTGCAGTGCATGGCCATACAACACCCTGAGCGGGTGTGTAGCCTCACGATTTGTTActcacacagcagcggcccgTATGTGAAACCGCAGGCGTGTCGCGTGACACTGGCGTTGCTGGACAAGCCTGCTAGCCTGTCCCTGAAGGACGTCGAGGACTATGTTGTTCGCAGTGACTGCCTCTTCAGGGGCGACTACCTGCTGGACGAGAAGCATGTGCGCGAGGTCGCCGTGGCTAACTTCACCCGAAGCCCTCCCTACAAGCAGGGGTTGCTGCGACACGTAtgggcggtgcagcgcgcgaCAAATCGCGAGCCTGCCCTTCGCCGGCTGCGATGCTTCCCAGTGCTCGTCATACACGGCAGGAAGGATCTGATGATACCGTACGAAAACGGCTTGCGGCTGGCGTGCGTGCTGTGGAATGCAAAACTTGTTCTCTTTCCGCACATGGGGCATTCTATCCCGAGGCCGCTCTACGTGGAGATCGCGCTGGAGGTCGGTTTGCAGAAGCTACGCATCGTGGAGAAAGTGCCGCGGTAG